From the genome of Oncorhynchus tshawytscha isolate Ot180627B unplaced genomic scaffold, Otsh_v2.0 Un_contig_13382_pilon_pilon, whole genome shotgun sequence, one region includes:
- the LOC112238853 gene encoding RNA-splicing ligase RtcB homolog, giving the protein MSRSYNDELQYLDKIDKNCWRIKKGFVPNMQVEGVFYVNESLEKLMFEELRNACKGGGFGGFLPAMKQIGNVAALPGIVHRSIGLPDCHSGYGFAIGNMAAFDMSDPNAVVSPGGVGFDINCGVRLLRTNLDEGDVQPVKEQLAQALFDHIPVGVGSKGVIPMTAKDLEEALEMGVDWSLREGYAWAEDKEHCEEYGRMLQADPNKVSSKAKKRIYNDLANLGAGNHYAEIQVVDEIYNDYAAKKMGIDHKGQVCVMIHSGSRGLGHQVATDALVAMEKAMKRDKIQVNDRQLACARIFSEEGQDYLKGMAAAGNYAWVNRSSMTFLTRQAFAKVFTTTPDDLDMHVIYDVSHNIAKVEEHMVDGKQKTLLLHPRDPPGPSLHTTPSSL; this is encoded by the exons ATGAGTCGATCGTACAATGACGAGTTACAATATTTGGACAAGATTGACAAGAACTGCTGGCGAATCAAGAAAGGTTTCGTCCCAAATATGCAG GTGGAAGGAGTGTTTTACGTCAACGAGTCCCTGGAGAAGCTGATGTTTGAGGAGCTGCGTAACGCGTGTAAAGGAGGAg GTTTTGGTGGGTTTCTCCCTGCCATGAAACAGATTGGAAACGTTGCAGCTCTGCCGGGTATAGTCCAT aggtCCATCGGCCTGCCAGACTGCCACTCGGGGTATGGGTTCGCCATCGGAAACATGGCTGCCTTCGACATGAGCGACCCCAACGCTGTCGTATCCCCAG gTGGTGTGGGGTTTGATATTAACTGTGGAGTGCGTCTACTAAGGACCAACCTAGACGAGGGAGACGTCCAGCCTGTCAAGGAGCAGCTGGCTCAGGCCCTGTTTGACCACATCCCTGTAGGAGTCGGCTCCAAGGGAGTCATCCCTATGACCGCCAA GGATCTAGAGGAGGCTCTAGAGATGGGAGTGGACTGGTCCCTGAGAGAAGGCTATGCCTGGGCAGAGGATAAGGAGCACTGTGAGGAGTATGGCAGGATGCTGCAGGCCGACCCCAACAAGGTCTCCTCCAAGGCCAAGAAGAGA ATCTATAATGATCTGGCTAACCTGGGGGCAGGGAACCACTACGCTGAGATCCAGGTGGTGGATGAGATCTATAATGACTATGCTGCTAAGAAGATGGGCATCGACCACAAGGGCCAGGTGTGTGTGATGATCCACAGTGGCAGCAGGGGGCTGGGCCACCAGGTGGCGACAG ATGCCCTGGTTGCCATGGAGAAGGCGATGAAGCGAGACAAGATCCAGGTGAACGATCGTCAGCTGGCGTGCGCCCGTATCTTTTCAGAGGAGGGACAAGACTACCTGAAAGGAATGGCCGCCGCCGGCAACTATGCCTGGGTCAACCGTTCCTCTATGACCTTCCTCACACGACAG gcGTTTGCCAAGGTGTTCACCACCACTCCTGATGACCTGGATATGCATGTGATCTATGACGTGTCTCATAACATCGCCAAGGTGGAGGAACACATGGTGGATGGGAAACAGAAGACTCTACTGCTGCATCCAAGGGATCCACCCGGGCCTTCCCTCCACACCAccccctcatccctgtag
- the LOC112238852 gene encoding F-box only protein 7, translating to MKLRVRINKQTSPVKLEGEEPTLTELNVQIREILLPSHGLSPDTEFTLSLNGSDLLSDSGQTLSSCGIVTGDLVCVILPPSVAVPSATSAPSAAPAPSARQAVPSGSPASSAAFASSARQSPSNNSSISSSSPGLYQAVHPPAQRSSEYQIVTMLICVVDPGQHQQGAEPQREVVREEEEQEEEAGQWVWEPMLCGEAEGGKVPHSLEVLYHQAQSSSTCDALMVAVHLLMVETGFLCQGSEGRPGEMPAGWRAPGGLYRLQYAHPLCDDSLALVLAVPMGPVLVINGQSHCFSKLCPKWGLLLLTRDKPSTYVTDQWTGDSAAAVYTELRKLSRVFKDQLVYPLIASAREAMALPAVFGLPVLPPELLLRVLRLLDVSSLLALSSVNRHLHQTTTDPALWRHLYRRDFRGRTNAHTNKSNQIYL from the exons ATGAAACTACGTGTGAGGATAAACAAGCAGACCAGCCCGGTGAAGCTGGAGGGAGAGGAgcccactctgacagagctcaacgTTCAAATCAGAGAGATCCTTCTGCCTTCACATGGCCTCAG cccagacacagagtTCACCTTGTCCCTGAATGGCTCAGATCTTCTATCTGACTCTGGTCAGACTTTGTCCTCTTGTGGCATCGTCACTGGGGACCTGGTCTGTGTCATCTTGCCTCCATCTGTGGCTGTGCCCTCCGCCACCTCTGCCCCCTCCGCTGCCCCTGCTCCCTCAGCCCGCCAGGCTGTGCCCTCAGGCTCCCCTGCTTCCTCTGCTGCCTTTGCCTCTTCAGCCCGCCAGTCAcccagcaacaacagcagcatcagtagtagtagtccTGGGCTGTACCAAGCTGTACACCCACCAGCCCAACGCTCCAGTGAG TACCAGATAGTCACCATGCTGATTTGTGTTGTTGATCCAGGCCAGCACCAGCAAGGGGCGGAGCCTCAACGGGAAgtggtcagagaggaggaggagcaggaagaagaAGCAGGTCAGTGGGTGTGGGAGCCCATGCTGTGTGGGGAGGCAGAAGGAGGGAAGGTACCCCATTCCCTGGAGGTTCTGTACCACCAGGCTCAGAGCAGCAGTACCTGTGATGCCCTGATGGTGGCAGTCCACCTCCTGATGGTGGAGACTGGCTTCCTGTGTCAG ggctctGAGGGGCGTCCTGGTGAGATGCCAGCTGGGTGGAGGGCACCAGGAGGGCTGTACAGACTGCAGTATGCCCATCCTCTCTGTGACGACAGCCTGGCCTTGGTCCTAGCTGTCCCCATGGGACCCGTTCTGGTTATCAACGGTCAGTCTCACTGTTTCTCaaagctgtgtcccaaatggggtttattacttctgaccagggac AAACCCTCCACCTATGTGACTGACCAGTGGACAG GTGACAGTGCAGCGGCCGTCTACACAGAGCTGAGGAAGTTGTCCCGGGTCTTCAAAGACCAGCTGGTGTATCCTCTGATAGCTTCAGCCAGAGAAG CCATGGCCCTGCCAgcagtgtttggcctgccagtcctTCCTCCAGAGCTGTTACTGAGGGTGCTGAGACTGCTGgatgtctcctctctcctggccCTCTCCTCGGTCAACAGACACCTCCACCAGACCACCACAGACCCGGCCCTCTGGAGACACCTCTACCGCAGAGACTTCCGAGGTAGgacaaacgcacacacaaacaaatcaaatcaaatttatttata